The genomic window AATTAGGCTAGTTACATGAGTCGTGGCCCAATCTAGAATAGTGATTTGCTAAAAGTTCATACCGATTAAATTAACCATACTTCGTAGGTAGACAGCAAAAATCTATACCGATTTGCCAAACTTTAGCATTTAgatgaattttatgaattttcatattttgaagACTCTTCTCCCACATTGAGCTCCACAACTTTTCTGTTTGATAAGATAGCTTCGTTAACAAAGTTGATGGGTTCATAATGATTTAATCTAGGGTTATGTTAACGTGTGCTCTAAGGACACATGATAAGATATCCTAATATAGAAATATTGCATTTAATAATGTAAGAAATTTAATGCATAAAAGTAAAAATGCACAAGTTCCCaaaaataatttctatatttgtttccttgacatgtgcccttaagggcacaagttaacattctcctttaatttatatttcatcaaaatttgAGTTCAAATATCACCTCACTTTGAATTTAAAAGTTGTGCCtagtatataaattaaaattaaatatccgTTCTCTAAGTCTAGGGACTACTTTACCTTGCATATTTATCCGATCCTAGGACTGATTAATTCAATGGGACCCATCTCACGACCCACTTGCAGGAGTTTCATTTaaagccaaagttttttttgctctgtatggacttcacatgaactttatttatttatttattttgatagaaaatgctttcatttattttttgttgaaaaaaaatgCCCTAAAGTTTGTTTGGTCATCTACGTAGGGAGAAATTAGTCCAGCAGCTTAGGAGTACCATTCACGCCAATAAGGCTGCGTCAACGCAGACCAACTTTCTTATGTTAATAAAGTTCAGATACTGTATAATATTATAGGGGCCCTTttattaaagagaaaaaaaatgattcagAATAAAATGATTTGGTttgtaaaaacaaattatttgtagataaattttttgaagatttttttttctggaaAGTTATGTGAAGTTAATTTACACTTAACAAATCATGTTATTTATCCACTTGTAAAGACTAAAGAGGTAAATAACTGTTTTATGAGATTTatctgagttttttttttttgacactatAGGGTTCACATGTTGATCAAATTgtgtatttaattttctttaacTTTAGATCCTCTTTGTTAAAAGTAAATTCTTATTTGAACAACATTTTTTTCCCttagattttgattattttttaaaggtctaaacaaacaaaatcaGATTTTACAcaaatgtttattttattgtgaTTTTTTGCAAAATAAGTTTCAATAAATTGACTTTTATGGTCAGACAATTGTGGAATTTTTGGGTTTGCATGTGAACCACTGTACTTCGTATATTAACATTTTTGCAACCATCGATTAAATTGTACTTGCAAACTTCGACAAACTGGTTTTCAATAGTTACAAATTAGGTCTAATTTTTCACCCAAAAAAAGGGTCTAATTTTTATCCacttttagtgttttttttatttaatatagaCAAATTTTTCACCCATCAAGCTCAAGCagctatttttattataaattataaataaactataagttttGCAAGGTGCACACTCACATCTGAGTAGAATATGAGAGATACGTTCAATTTACGAAATGATAAGCATTAAatacatgaaataaaaaaaaattaaagtaatgTAACCGTTAGAAATTTCATCCTAAAgtaaataagtgaagtgtctgcGATTCAAAGTCCGActcttacatatataatacgCGACTAAGTTAAACTCATGTAGACatatatgaaataatttttaaagtAGTGATTTATTAAGAGACAAGAATTTTAGTGTCTCTTGCCCCTCAATTTATCTAATCCtaagaataattttaaaattaaatacaatacagctaaaattattatatcaaatatcttattttttttagtagatcaaacgcacttaacttttttttcttttaatttttatatgcaaaTGCTAGCaactaattatattttttttccttagcaAAATATGAGTTGAATCCACCGAATAGATTGGTTCACTGAGTTGAGCTGAGAATCGGTTGGTTCAATTGATACTTACTACTTTTTACAAAAATGAGGAAAATATTAACTACTGTTCCAAAaataatagttaaaaaaaaaaatcaaatatagtaTAATCATCTTAAAATATGTGTagtctatatttttaaaatattaaaaaaaatactatttttaatataattttttttttagttcttaACTCAAGTGTTTCGAATTACAtcacacaaaaaataaagatcCAAACAATCAGTATGAAACAAATGTATAATCCATCCATCAAGTTCCTTTATTCAAAAATGACTCAAGTTATGAAAAAGTATCTCATCATCACTACTACCATAATCTAGCACTCACCAATGAGGCAATCACCATGTCATGCcatataataaattttatagTTTTTCTAAAGACTTTTATTCTACATCTATGTTTTGTTTTCATATGTAGCAATcaatagaaaatataaaatatatcagAAGTCTAAGACTTTTGAATTCACCATATCTAACAAAGGTTCCAATGTACTAGGAGCAAATTTTCTTGCAAATAGAACACAAAGTGTAGAGTTTCTATCATTATATTTGCATTTTTGACCTCCATGAACTCTATCGAAAAACTCCTTTGTAATATCTGATCTTCCAAATGTAGCCGGGTGAGCCCCACCTCTAGACCAGTCCACCCAAGTTATGCTCCGGTTCGCCAACGCACTCCCCGCTTGAATGGTTAACATGGTAGGAAAATAGTGCTCGTCGACGTAACAAGCTGGTCTACAATATTGTTCGAACTTCAGATAAAATGTAGTGTCTTCCACAATGTTGACGGCTAGCTTTCGATTTACTTCGAACCATTGAGAACCTTTACGCCACTTTGTAATGTTTACTAGAGGGGCCATGTTTGGGTTATAGCGTCCTCTTCCGTATGGACCAGGATCATCAAATGCTCCAACATAGCTGTATTTGGATTTCATTAAGTAGTGGTAGACTAGACTGAATTTGTAGAGAGGGATGCATGATTCAGACAATAGAATAAACCACTCATTGGAGATGTCGAGTAACGCATTAGCAAGTAGTCTTCTTTCAGCGTCACACATGCTCATCCTTCCCCATTCGGCAATCTGCACAAAAAACACCAAGTCTGTCATAGGATGTGGAATAAGGAAACTCTCGCacaaaattcatattcacaAGAAAACTGTATATTATAAATTGGAAACTGGTATAGGCTTTGATGTATTTATGATGTTTGGATGAAAGTAATGGCTcaaaaattcataattcattCTAGAGTCCTTAAATGTAAGAATCACTTAAGATTATGGATGCATGAACCCTCACATTAGCTATATTAACACAACACCTGTGCAAAAGAAACTTAAGAAATCACTAACTATTTCACAGTGGAAACACATTGTGAAGCGAGCATGGCCAATCAGAAGTGTATCCAAACATACCATATGTAGCACTCCCAACACTTTAGATTAAAGTCGTGTCTGGTGTCTGACACCAACACGTGTAGTAACATTCTAAAAAATTCATTTGTTagattattatcggtgtcgacgtgtcataGTGCCCATGTTTGGGTTTCAGAAATGACTAATGGTCTGCACAAGACTTGTTTAAACATTACTTCATATTCCTTTGAAAATAAACCATCCTACATAACTTTACAGCCTTTCCTCATCACCTTCATCTCCATAAAGAAACAATAAAGATTCGCAATGACTCTAGAATTTAAGAAACGAAGAAGAAAATATTACTGGATATATCCTACCGGATCACCATTTATATCCAACGGTCTTCATCAATTCTCAATACAAAAGGAGTATTTTCAATGGTTTGAACTTTACAGATAACTGATAAAGATACTGGTTCAGAGATTAGTGAAAGAATGAAGTATGATTTTATTGATGAGAAATTGCTTAGTCTGGATCAGTAATGAACCAAGGTTAGGAAGAGAACAAACGAATACAAgttgttggaaaatatttagtttcctagtttgttatttctaggagattctaagcttatctattatttccttttatgtttgtactcttcctatttaaaccagccttgagctgaggaataacacacaacagtattcacttattattttctacatggtatcgagagctcccgattttaggggtctcgcttccgcaaaaccctagccgccgtcgtgTTTACAATCCGACCACGACAACTGATTTTGTGCGGCACTGTTTACCCGTGGTACTGTTCATACGACACTGTTCATCTGGTTGTACTGTTCATAAGGCACTGTTCATTCGACAGTACTGTTCACCGACGGCACTGTTCGCGCGCACTGTTCACGAAATTACTGTTTGCATGTACTGTTCACCGGCGTTACTTTTTCCTTTGCTGGTTCCGGTACTACTtggctaagattattaattatgacgcttttttattctcgacgacgatcatccactttcaaataccgtcgtgaatgcaaatattgtcatcgtttgggacatactatttttcaatgttggaaattacatggtcttccgcgaccttcaaatcggaagaacaaaggtggaggtgagggtcatacattccaagccagtaattctgatcaagagcaacaatcttcttcaattcagctttcattcacgatggaacaactagacagactatacaaaattcttgaatctaacactctttctggctctgttgccccaaaaggtacttctgccctttttagtgtcagtctcagtcgtgcttggatagtagattctggtgcaagtgatcacatgacaggtgattctactctgttttcttcttatagtccatgtgcaggtaaccataaaataaaaattgcggatggatccttttcagccattgcgggtaaaggttcggttgtgttgtctccaagtctaacccttaaagatgttcttcatgtcgcaaatctatcttgtagtctcatgtctgtcagtaaattagcccaagatagaaattgtcaaactaattttttccgtactcattgtgtttttcaggatttgaactcggggaagatgattggtagtgctaaggagagtggaggactctactacttcgacattgaacctgaatcacaactaccttccaaaccaataagttcatgctttgaatcttttttagttctgaataataataataatgatgttatgttatggcattcacgattaggtcatcctagttttccttatttaaaacacttatttcctgagttatttcgtaataaggatttgtctttgtttaaatgtgaagcatgtgaatttgcaaaacatcatcgttctcattttccattacagccctacaaaccatcaaaacctttttctgttattcacagtgatgtttggggccctaaccgaacgagtacactttctcataaaaaatggtttatcacatttatagatgatcactcaagagtttgttgggtgtacttgttaaaggggaaatctgacgtttgtcaggccgtaaaagattttgttaaaatggtgcaaaatcaatttcaaacaaatattcaagtatttagaagtgataacggcaaagaatattttaacacaatgttgagtgatttttttcgtgaaaatggaattgtgcatcaaagttcatgtcctaacactccccaacaaaatggagttgcagaaaggaaaaataggcacttgttggaggtggctagagctttacttttcgcaagtaaagtaccaaattatttgtggggtgaagcagttttaactgctgcatacttaattaacagagtgccctccaaagttcttaattttcaaactccaattcatattttcaaagaatgttttcctaatgatcgtgtttcaaacgatttgaccttaaaaatctttggttgcactgcatttgttcatgaacataagaatattagcaaactcgaaccgcgtgctataaaatgtgtttttgttgggtattctccaacccagaagggatataaatgttttgatccaaaaaaccagaaaatgtttgtcaccatggatgttacattctttgaaaacaaacctttttttgacacgcatcttcaggggggggaatttaaatgaagattcgtttcaaactgaggacatgagtttttttaataatttatctttgccggtatcacaaagttctaagacttatacttctgcaccaacaaaaaatggtcatgattctttatctaatcctactcctgttatgagtagtgaacttggtgaatccgagcctaaattttctcatgaagaaaacaatgagaatcttgaaaacGATGATAATGgtgatctaattgaaatgccacaaaataatgagtcatataaagataataggtttgaagctggaaacaagacttggaaaggaaaggtttttgtgagaaagaatcacaaagaaagtgatgagtccacatctcaacactgtcatgaatctgaaccgggggatgatcaacttcctaaaaaaagaaaaggtaagtctatctctgtttctgagagtcgtattttgtatcctgatatcgatgatcctgtggctgttagaaaacctgttagatcttgcactaaatacccattgtccaattttatatcatattcaaatttgtcttcgtctttttctgccttcacctcaaaattgtctagtgtagagattccaaaaaatgtacaggttgctctagaagttccaaagtggagggaagctgtacttgaggagatgaaagctcttgaaaagaacaaaacctggagtgttatgacactaccggatggcaagaagacggttggatgcaaatgggtgtttactgtgaagtataattcagatgggtcaatcgaaaggtacaaggctcgattggtggctaagggttttactcaaacctatggtatagactactcggagacttttgctcctgttgcaaaattgaacactgtcagaattctcttgtctcttgctgctaacttagattggcccctacatcagttggatgttaagaatgcttttctcaatggtgatttaaaagaagaagtatatatggacattcctcctggctttgaagacaagtttggatcaaatgtatgcaaactaaataagtctttgtatggattaaagcagtctcctagagcttggtttgaaaaattcacttattccatgaagaaacaagggtacattcaaggacaagctgaccacaccttgttcacaaagttctcacaagatggaaaaattgctgtcctaattgtttatgttgatgatattgtccttactggagatgatatagttgaaatggcaagagtaaaagagaaattagcattagactttgaaatcaaggacctgggatccatgagatattttcttggtatggaggttgctcgatcaaaagatggtattgtagtttcccaacaaaaatacattctagatttattgaaagaaacaagaatgagtggatgtcgaccagcagatactcccatggatcctaatgcaaaactttgggaagaaggtagtgttcctgttgatactggaaggtaccagagattggttgggaaactgatttatttgtcacacactagacctgacattgctttctcggttagtgtagtaagtcagtttatgcattctccttttgaagaacatcttgaggcagtctataggatactgcgatatttgaaagcaaatcctggaaagggattattttttaagaagactaGTGAAAGGaatgtgtctatctttaccgatgctgattgggcaggttcgaTTAATGATAGAAGATCAACCTCTGGATATTGTGtctatgtttggggtaatcttgtgacatggaggagcaagaaacaaggagttgtagcaagaagtagtgcagaagctgagtttagagctatggctcaaggtatatgtgaaggattatggatccacagagtcctagaagagcttaagatgaaaattgagcttccattgaaattatactctgacagtaaagccgctattagcatagctcataacccagttcaacatgacagaaccaagcatattgagatcgatcgacatttcataaaagagaagttagatgccggaatcatatgtctaccttttgtaacttcgagtcagcaaactgcagatatcttaACCAAAAGTTTggcaagacccacctttgagcatttgatcggcaagttgggcatgacagatatctatgcaccaacttgagggggggtgttggaaaatatttagtttcctagtttgttatttctaggagattctaagcttatctattatttccttttatgtttgtactcttcctatttaaaccagccttgagctgaggaataacacacaacagtattcacttattattttctacacaAGTTGTTCTTCGCAAGATTTTATTGATGAGATTTCTCCCTCCATAACCAATCTCAACAAAGCGCAACTAATTTGAAGGTGTAAAACTCAAGACGATATGGAAACTCTTGAATTCTCTGTAAACTTGACTCTTGGATTCTTCATACAAATTAACTTGTTTAAAACATCTATCGTAGAATCTAAACATAATTTACCAAGTGCACAATAAATATTCAACATTCCAGTgtagtaatagttattaattgGTGTTATCAATCCTAGATAGTGGAGCAAAATGGCTGACCCCAAAAATGCCAAGGCAGTATAGTGAGTACTACCACGGTAACAGTTAGTTATTACTATTGCTCAAAATTCAAGACATTCATAATTTATACAGTTAATTCTTGTTGAGAGGATGCGGCCATGGATGAAACTGACAGCGGGGAGGTGAAAAAAGGAACGACAGCAGGTCTGGAGCAAGAAACAGAGGTCTTCTGTGAGAAACAAATACCAGCACAGAGATAACAGAAGGACGCCAGAGAGGAGGGTGAGAGCGAGAGCCGCGAGAAGCGGTGGCATCAAGAAAAAGAGGTTTCTGCAAGAGAGAATGAAAGACACAGGACCTTAAACCCAAAGCTTTTACTCTATTTTAATAGAAAAGTCCCCCCACTAAGACGCGGTTTTGCTGCACCTGTGGAGCCGAAGTGCTAAACTAAACCTGTGAGGTTAGTCTTTAGAGCACTAtggaaccttatcatttagctATTGCATTTTTGCCttttaaaaaacattgaaaCATTGTCATTTCAGGCATGTCAAAGGGAAAATAAGTAAATACAGTAACCATTATGTTGCAAACTTGTTCAATTATCCTCACATGACAATTTTTAATATACTTGTATACTCCAAATGA from Trifolium pratense cultivar HEN17-A07 linkage group LG1, ARS_RC_1.1, whole genome shotgun sequence includes these protein-coding regions:
- the LOC123917142 gene encoding glycosyltransferase BC10, which produces MQSRVVASEEGKSKGLSLGSLRLFIVFVALCVVFSVISIYTLKHFGIENVVTTMSSSFQPCVEEHAGLEQWIKPPSNLIHNMTDEELLWRASLVPKIKNYPFQRVPKIAFMFLTKGPLPLAPLWERFLKGHESLFTVYIHPLPSYQAQFPSSSVFYKRQIPSQIAEWGRMSMCDAERRLLANALLDISNEWFILLSESCIPLYKFSLVYHYLMKSKYSYVGAFDDPGPYGRGRYNPNMAPLVNITKWRKGSQWFEVNRKLAVNIVEDTTFYLKFEQYCRPACYVDEHYFPTMLTIQAGSALANRSITWVDWSRGGAHPATFGRSDITKEFFDRVHGGQKCKYNDRNSTLCVLFARKFAPSTLEPLLDMVNSKVLDF